The following DNA comes from Syngnathoides biaculeatus isolate LvHL_M chromosome 18, ASM1980259v1, whole genome shotgun sequence.
aaaGAATGTATATTTTACAGATTGATCAGATTCTTTTCATGAGTCATAAAAAGAGACCAGAGACCTTGTTCATGTTCTCTTACTTGTATTTGTTCAGCTTTTAAATATACTGGAGAAGAAACTGAAGGTTCTCCTAAGTGGCAAGATAACACGAATTAAGAGGTACGCCAATTGAGTCAAATTTCTTGCGTCACCTTGAGGCCGCATTCGTGATGGTTCCGTGTTACTCTCGTTGCCAGGCTGCCTCCGCTCATCCGAGGGGCCAAAGTGGACCGATACTGGCCCACCACTGACGGAAGACTGACCGAGTATGACATAGACTGCGTGTTGTACGAGGAAGACTCACAataccaaaatattaaaatattgcaCTCACAGCAGTTTGGGAACATGCTGGTCCTCAACGGAGATCTGAGTAAGTGTGGATAGTCCGCTGACGGGATTGAATGTTTTGCGCGAATGTAATTTTTGGATATCCACTTACCATGCAGACCTGGCCGAAAGCGACTTGCCCTACACGGAAGCCATTATGGGCAGCGGGAAGGAGGACTACGCTGGCAAGGAGGTGCTGATTTTAGGAGGAGGTGACGGGGGCATCCTTGCTCAGGCTGTCAAACTAAAGCCAAAGATGATCACCATGGTGGAGATATCCTGAACTTGAACTTGACTTTAGTGTGTCGGAAATAAATTGCAAACACTTTGGGTGAGGCATTCACTGACTCACCACAACATTAGGTCTATCTGCACTTTTCAGTAGGATCCAAtacacagggatgagaatgaccaatttggaaaaacactgaaaatgtctgggTGGGATGggggcatgattttttttttttttttttttaataaaacacactgttaaaagatgacctctggttacttctaacagtgtaattAGAGGGCAATCATAATgctttgaaaacttaaaatatgagtccaaaagtgcacagcactttgtcGGGAACGTCCAGTTTTTGTGTGCGTTTGGTTacacatgttgataccgttttcattcccatctgcacggttacacttttttcaagccaggcccatctgaaacagttttttaccctgtggtttttatcaatttcccttgcatgatcttcatcttttctctccaagactttcgccatactggcaaaagTGCAGACTGCTCAATAACCTATGCgcacgtatgtctataagttataactatgccgtagtaaacaatgcttctctatgaaatgttaacatcagagtgaaaatgctgccggaaatcggaatgttgtcgttatcaTAAAcgccaaatttaatgcaaaccaatagcaatgccgttttccgctatcagaGCTGTGACAAATTTCACGAAGAGCGTTGCAAATAGATGCTGgtggccggtcttgatcacaggcTCGTACCCCCCCCAATTTTCTCAACGGGTgtatttacacgtttcacaaatatgacaatttcagctgaaaaaaactcTGAATTCCGCAAATCCATGGAAAATTCTTATCCCTGAATACAAGACACGTATACAAGTGTTAGTTGAAGTGATTAATTGTCTTCAAGTATATCCTCACATTTACAGGCAAGTATTTTTACACTAAGCATCGTTCATGTCGTCTGTtattttggcacagtttcatattgtttttgttgtgaatgGCACTTAATCCTTGACAAGCTTCAGTACATTGATCAGAAGGTGATTGACGGGTGCAAAAAGTACATGAGGAAGACGTGTGGCAATGTGCTGGACACCCTGACAGGAGACTGTTACCAAGTGAGTATTGAAACTGTGTTGAAGCACTGTCAcaagaatgttttcatttttaatagctCCTCAGTCACTGTTTACATAGACACAATTGCATCtgtgaaaattatttcaaaacatgGTATTCAACACTATATTGTCCAAAGGATGCCACTGTCACGTGTAGTTTGGCATTTGCTCTTATCAGAATTGTCCAAATTTAGAATAAAGGTAAAGCGGGAGATCTGTTGCAGATTTTAGTGGAAGACTGTGTGCCTGTGCTCAAGAAGTACGTCCAAGAGGGAAGAATGTTCGACTACATCATTAACGATCTCACTGCCGTTCCAATATCCACAGAACCAGAAGAAGGTTTGCAAGTTTTGATAATATTGTCCCAAAATGGCTGTtcagacaacatgaaaaaagTGGTTATTGTTGCAGACTCAACATGGGAGTTCCTTCGTGTCATTTTGGATCTGTCGATAAAAATTCTGCATCCTAAGGGGAAATATTTCACCCAGGTGAGCATTGCTTTGCTGGAAAAAGCTCTTAAATGTTGAGCtaccattttaaaatttgatcCTTAGGAGTTGTGACCAGGCAGAaaagtggagcaactggttagagcgttcgtttctcagttctgaggactggagtttgagtcccggccccgcctgtgtggagtttgcatgttgtctccGTGCCTTCAtagcttttctccaggcactctggtttcctcccacatttcaaaaacatgcattaactggagactctaaattgcccctaggtgtgaacctagttatacgtgtgtgtgtgtgtgtcattcacTCACAGCTAActcaggttggggggggggagtactgtactgtactgtaatattttgtgTCTTTCGTGTTATCGGTCATCAGGGCAACAGTGCAAATCTGACAGAGGCTCTGAATCAGTATGAGGAGCAGCTGGGAAGACTTTCCTGTTCTGTGGAATTCTCCAAAAAAGTGGTTTGCGTGCCCTCCTACATGGAACTGTATCCTTCCATGAAAATCTTCAAGTATTAAGCCAATGAAGCATGTGTGAGAGAAAACTCATTAATGTAGATATCTGCAATAACTTGGTAAATTTCCCGCGAGCCATTTTATTGTAATGTGAATGCCCAACCTGTCAAATCCTGTAGCTTCCTCAACTATGTGTGTCAGCTGGGTTTTCTACACTGTGTGGAAGAAGTGACAACTCGCTCCCACCCCCCTTTTCTCTTCAGTTGTTTGAATGTGAACAGGCTTTCTTCTCTGCTGTGTAGCTCACTACGCGTGTTCAGACTGACACTGAAAAGTAATCATGGTTTTAAAGCTTCAACACACACATTGCAATTATGTTGTTAGTTTATACTGCAGTTGGATTTGATGGCCAAACACTCCTTTGTTTGCCGTCTCTGAACACATCCGTTTCAGTATTTTCTTACTTCCTCTTTACGCATTTCTCATTTTACTTTTATAgtttggtttaattttttttgttttttttgctgcaagccaacgagtccatttttttttcccttttaaacCGTACATGGAAGGCCTATTAATATTAAGCATGGACTCTTCTGAATCCTCTTTGGAGTTTAAACTGTGAGCTGATACACTGACATTGTTACTGATAGAACAGTTGTTCGTTTTATTATGTTGCTTTGTCCCCTTATGGGGTTAAGCTCTCAACTGAATTACTtttaagctgttttttttttttttgtgatatggattgtcatttttatctcTCCCCTTCTGCAGGTTGATTTCTTGGCATTACGCCTAGTGAGTCTGATgtccaaaggggggggggggggagaaatccACCACTTTAATTCCACCTCTGTCCTGTTTTCATGTCCTGTTTTATTAGGAATGTTTTTCTTCTGATATAATAAAGTGTAACACTGACCAGCTGCAACATCATTGATCACTGAGAAGACCCAATATGTATGACTCAATAGAAGCTGAATCAAACAGTCTTACTCCCCAACATCAATAAtaaaaagttcagttttcaCTCAGAGACTGAGGGTTGTATGCCTCAGTGAAGTTTGTGTATTTCCACCGTTTGGATACATATTCTCTGCGTACTCTGGCAacttcccacattcccaaaacatacatacagtattaggCACATTGGAGATGGATGGTTGTAGCTTGCTATGGTGTCGAGCTGGACTGCATCATACTAGAAGATGTTGGAATATTTTGGATATGTCATCTAGCTAAACAATATAACCAAAATATTTGGTTGCAGTATTGTGTTGCTAAGCACCATAATAAAGACACTGTTCACTTAATAATGGTTTTAATCAAAGAGTATTATCTTTGTATTGATCCACTTGTTACAGATCCCTTAGTGGATGTGATTCGATTACGCAGGTGGTTAGTGTTGTTCCCAATCTATGTATACCCGACGGATGTGAAAGATGGTGAATGTAACACATTGTCAAGTGACAATCTGGGACTTTATTTATTCCCTcgctttttcttgttttatcTTGTAACCTTTAGAAATTAAAGTGGCTTTTGCTGATGCACTCTTCTCACAGAATAAATTCCACGAGTGAAACagaatgaaagaaatgctttgtaTACAGTATTCCTAACAGCACGTGAAGCTTGCCCGATATGAATACCTCAAGGATTTGAAAGTAAAAACAAGCGCCATTGCCTGTTACCTGAGATGCTATTAATTGGTAATTGAAGAACAGGAAatcagttgacattttttttccttttttaaaaaaaatttatagtCAATCTGCAATAGATCGGCAATAtagcgaggtaaacaaaagtcacatgattttatgacgtaggtgcacgggCTCTATAGCGGCAAGGttcagtcacattttaaaactgGTTTATTCAAACCGTTGAAGCCAAATGAGTAAATGGCAATTAGATGAATTTGgctcatattgttttttttggtgaaggAAATTAATACATGTCACTGGCAGTAAAAGGCCATTTTAAAGACAATGCCAAGGGTAATTTtgcattgcattattttgtaaGCTTGAAacttattttaaactttttttttgaacaaatacCCTCTGTTCATGAATGAACAAAGTAGAATTTGTGATACCTCATTATTCGGCCTGCTAAGCAATCCAAGTGTTTGCTCCAAACATTCACGAGACGTCAGTTGGTTTGGTTAATACTTTTGAGGGTTTTGAGAATAAAGCAACACGCAGAGATTTGTGTATTTGTATCATACGCAAGGAACAAAGACTACATCAGGGATTCTGAAAAGCGTGACACTGGAAAATTGTATACAAAAGTAAGATGTATTAATGGAGATTTTTAAGTTGCCCATTAAAATGCTATCAAATCAAGTTATGGCCATTACTTACTAAGTATAATGTGGATGTGTGTGCGAGGGTGTCTGATGGTTTCTATGCTCGCTGTTGAGGTTGTTTAGGACGACATCCTGGCTAGGTTCTTCATCAGCGGTTATGATTCTGTCTTCTAACGGATTTCCTGGAACAAAACATCACATTTCCTCATTAGACCAAATAACCCTTGATGGACTTGGCAAGTAAATCCAGAACCATTGTGTGATTATTGGTCACTATGGCAATCATTATTAGCTGACCTATGCCGTGAGTCAGCCGCAAGTTGTGGCTGAGGAAGGACGACGAGCTGGACATGTTGTTGGACTGCGACGATGCAGATGAGGAAAGGGTTGTCGCTCTTTTCGCCATCTTCGGGGTTGCTGTGTGACTCCATTCTGCAAATAAAGCCAAACCCAGTTAGCTGAGTCATAATGAGCATCTAGTGTGCCTTCTCAGTAGTCTAAAGTTCTTTGAAAGTAACCGGGCGAACAACTtgggaaaagaggaaaaagcatCACCTGACTCCTCAGCCTTCCTCATTTTTCCAAAGCAGAGGTATGCCTGCCACTGCCTCCTCACCACATCCTTCAACGCACAGTGGAACACGAATATGAAGAAACCTACAGCAGAGTAGCGTGTAAAAAAACGTTGATGCACAATCAGCTTGTGTTTCACCCTCCCTGACACAAGCTAGTTGCGCCAATAAAGTTGTGCCTTGAGAAGAGAGACtcaactatttatttgttttagatcagtcatcattttgctgattttttttactttgacatGCATGTACAAATTTGAGATGCGAGCACTTTTTCAAAGCTGTAAAGCCATTTAATACCACTCCTAGATGGTTTATTGTTAAACGTGAAACGAAGAATTATACATGCATTTAAAACAACTACCTTTAGTCTACTAATCCGAACGCATAGCAAATgatgtttgaacacaaatggtgcagcaacacagagATGCAATataagagcattttttttatcctatgTGAAGAGTTAAAGAACTACAGACCTTCATGAGCAGGAATTAATGCCCCGAGGTGGCAAAAGGGGGACAGCAGTCCAATGACCAATTGATGCAGAGATAAAAATTAATTATGTTGTTATTATGATGtttaataaaatcaaatacaaaattTTAGAGAGCTATTTTTCTCATAAACCTGGGGTGAAAGAGCCTTCTCCAGAGCTGCCACCAACCCCTGGAACACACTCCAAAACACGTTCAAACCTCCCACCAAATCAGAAATGACTTTTAAAGTTTAAATTCTACTTTGTATTTTgcgcatgttttctttttaaatatacattttttaaaataattttaacctTGTACTGTTAAGCATCTTTGAGTGTCTACAAAAGTACTTTGTACAatgataataaattaaaaaccaagttacaaaatgttttttgggggtgggtgaGGGATGCTGAAACAGGTCAGCGgcatttccattaatttcaatggggaaagatgatgaGTGATATTGAGTGATTTGAGTTATGAGTGTGGTTACAAAATGAATTCAACTCAAATCTCAAGGCACTGTGCTAGATAAAAGACCAAAAATATTGTGGTTCTCCTTTAAATGGGCTTTTTTAGCGAAATGTTCATCTCATCCAAAGACCAgtcattttataatttttacttTGGTAAATACCTTGGAAGGCGTTACAGATGGCGAAGAGGTACATGAACGGGAGGTTGACGGGCCCCCAGGCAAAAAAGGCAAAGCCCCAGGTGAGGCCCAGCAGGATTGTAATGCCCACGACGCTGCGTACGTCCTGCCCCGTGGAGCGATGCCGCGAGTTGTGCGGGTTCTGCCGCTTGATCTTATAAAGCTGGACCAGCACCACAATGAACATGATGAAGTTGAACAGGAAGATGACGCAGAAGTAGGCCACCACCGCCACGTAGAAGGCGATGTCGTTTGTCAGCCAGCAGCTGGAGCAGATGTTTGggggttttgttttaattggtgATGCATTGTTGGATATAAGCATGTgcgtgtacagtatttgaatttgaGGTTTTAACTGCGTATTTGGGgaatatttgaattattggTAGTTGTTATCCATCAAATGTTCACAGTTTTTAAgggaaaaaatatcaatacaaTATTAAGGTATACTTTTAATTGctgtatgatttctttttttgttttggtggccGAAATAAAGTTTTATGATTTGCAACATGTTTTCTGAAGATGGTAATTAGATTTATTGAATATATAGGATTTGTCTTCTATTGTTTGATTTGCCTTTTCTgtgaaaactaacacaaatgcaTCTTAGCACCTTCAAAGTTCTTCTTTGTCGCTCAAGCTGTTTTTACTGTTAATGCCACTGGAGAGAGTCTACTTATGTTGTTTTGAattgttgcaatacaccagagagCTCTATACCATTTTGCATTTGCACaacatctattcatccatccatccagttcctgagccgcttatcctcacaggggtagcgggagtgctggagccaatcccagctgtcattgggctgGAGAAgggatataccctgaactgctttccagccaatcgcagggcacatggagacagactacagtcgcactcgcaatcacacctaaggggcaatttagagtctccaattaatgcatgttttgcgggatctggaaggaaaccggaaagCCAGGAGAAAAGCcccgcaggcaccgggagaacatgcaaactccacataggcggggctgggatttaaaccccggtcttcagaactgtgaggctaacgctctccagctgcggCACCGAATTTTCACAATAGCAGCagcaaaataaatgttatttttgaggTATGAATGAGTATGTAGGAATTTGTGAAAAGTGTCAGAATTGGCACCTCTTTactgttattgatcaaattgTATAAAAATGACCCATATTCCAGTACACGGGTAAAAGACTCACAAGTCATCAGTCGTGTCGTCGGAAAACCTCCCGTAGGACACCAGGCCGTAGTTGTCTTTGTCGACGGCTATGACGATGACGACCACGATCATGGGGACGCCCCAGCCCgccagcgagaacctca
Coding sequences within:
- the sms gene encoding spermine synthase encodes the protein MALRHYTLDFNLSTAVDSASTVPGLLSIFHDQEMTETVHDTDGCGYLATFVGKNGRFVILRVHTHGLLTIDLQCYEGDNIAQIDNLLNILEKKLKVLLSGKITRIKRLPPLIRGAKVDRYWPTTDGRLTEYDIDCVLYEEDSQYQNIKILHSQQFGNMLVLNGDLNLAESDLPYTEAIMGSGKEDYAGKEVLILGGGDGGILAQAVKLKPKMITMVEIDQKVIDGCKKYMRKTCGNVLDTLTGDCYQILVEDCVPVLKKYVQEGRMFDYIINDLTAVPISTEPEEDSTWEFLRVILDLSIKILHPKGKYFTQGNSANLTEALNQYEEQLGRLSCSVEFSKKVVCVPSYMELWVFYTVWKK